In bacterium, a genomic segment contains:
- a CDS encoding VWA domain-containing protein, whose protein sequence is MLWRAPLWFWLLPAVIAVGVVLIVLLRRRAAALAVFAEAPLAARLTPDLDRRRWTWRTGLRVAALVLLVIALAGPKWGFHWQQMKRQGLDIIVAIDTSRSMLATDVKPNRLERAKLAVLDLVPLLEGDRIGLVPFAGTAFLESPLTMDYAAFERAVRSVEVGIIPRGGTALARAIDTSLEGFDAREGKYEALILITDGEDNEGDVKAAAERAKAQGVQIFTVGIGTDEGELLPLGDGGFVKDRSGQVVKSRLDEETLKEVALATGGAYVRGIGPSLGLDQVFRDHIAPMERREVASALQRQYEERFQIPLALALLVLVIEGLVPLRRSPRAGARRRLRRAAGAVTLCVPFLFGFLDPQGDSAAAGNQLYAAGKYDEAASKYGEGLIDAPASPLLQFNLATALYKQGKYDEAISALQKVEASGDTTWVARAAYNAGNAHYQVGAGTENSNPQATIKSWTQALVDYRRAMVADPNDVDAKFNHELVNRKLAELRKKLEEEKKRQEEQQQDQDQQQQDQDQQQQDQDQQQQQQDQDQKQQDEKQQQDQNQQQDQNEQQQQEQQQQQEQGSEQPQQPQQASDQQQDQQQQDQQGQQQQREEEAAEPQPEAQTRGGQQESEPPKVEQGQGEAAAGAAGGAEPNSPEQQAAQAVIDTARGEELNPLEIDRPLGVAGSSEPSRDW, encoded by the coding sequence ATGCTCTGGCGCGCTCCGCTCTGGTTCTGGCTCCTGCCGGCGGTGATCGCCGTCGGCGTCGTGCTGATCGTGCTGCTGCGGCGGCGCGCGGCGGCGCTGGCGGTGTTCGCCGAGGCGCCGCTGGCGGCGCGCCTCACGCCCGACCTCGATCGGCGGCGCTGGACGTGGCGCACCGGGTTGCGCGTGGCGGCGCTCGTGCTCCTGGTGATCGCGCTCGCCGGCCCGAAGTGGGGCTTCCACTGGCAGCAGATGAAGCGCCAGGGCCTCGACATCATCGTCGCCATCGACACGTCGCGCAGCATGCTGGCGACCGACGTGAAGCCCAATCGGCTCGAGCGCGCCAAACTGGCGGTGCTCGACCTGGTGCCGCTGCTGGAGGGCGACCGCATCGGGTTGGTGCCGTTCGCCGGCACGGCGTTTCTCGAATCGCCGCTGACCATGGACTACGCCGCCTTCGAGCGCGCCGTGCGTTCGGTCGAGGTCGGCATCATCCCGCGCGGCGGCACCGCCCTGGCGCGCGCCATCGATACCAGCCTCGAGGGCTTCGACGCCCGCGAGGGGAAGTACGAGGCGCTCATCCTCATCACCGATGGCGAGGACAACGAGGGCGACGTGAAGGCCGCCGCCGAGCGCGCCAAAGCGCAGGGCGTGCAGATCTTCACGGTCGGCATCGGCACCGACGAGGGCGAGCTCCTGCCGCTCGGCGACGGCGGGTTCGTCAAGGACCGCAGCGGCCAGGTGGTGAAGTCGCGGCTCGACGAGGAGACGCTGAAAGAGGTCGCCCTCGCCACCGGCGGCGCCTACGTGCGCGGCATCGGCCCCAGCCTCGGGCTCGACCAGGTCTTCCGCGACCACATCGCGCCGATGGAGCGCCGCGAGGTCGCGAGCGCGCTGCAGCGGCAGTACGAGGAGCGGTTCCAGATCCCGCTCGCGCTGGCGCTGCTGGTGCTGGTGATCGAAGGGCTGGTGCCGCTGCGCCGTTCGCCCCGCGCCGGGGCCCGGCGGCGCTTGCGCCGCGCGGCGGGCGCGGTCACCCTCTGTGTGCCATTCCTGTTCGGCTTCCTCGACCCGCAGGGCGACAGCGCCGCCGCCGGCAATCAGCTCTACGCGGCGGGCAAGTACGACGAGGCGGCGAGCAAGTACGGCGAGGGCCTGATCGACGCCCCGGCCTCGCCGCTGCTGCAGTTCAATCTGGCGACGGCGCTCTACAAGCAGGGCAAGTACGACGAGGCGATCAGCGCCCTGCAGAAGGTGGAGGCCAGCGGTGACACGACCTGGGTCGCCCGCGCCGCCTACAACGCCGGCAACGCGCACTACCAGGTGGGCGCCGGCACGGAGAACAGCAACCCGCAGGCGACGATCAAGAGCTGGACCCAGGCGCTGGTCGATTACCGGCGCGCCATGGTGGCCGATCCGAACGACGTCGACGCGAAGTTCAATCACGAGCTGGTCAACCGCAAGCTCGCCGAGCTGCGCAAGAAGCTCGAGGAAGAGAAGAAGCGGCAGGAGGAGCAGCAGCAGGACCAGGACCAGCAACAGCAGGACCAGGACCAGCAACAGCAGGACCAGGACCAGCAGCAGCAGCAGCAGGACCAGGACCAGAAGCAGCAGGACGAGAAGCAGCAGCAGGACCAGAACCAGCAACAGGACCAGAACGAGCAGCAACAGCAGGAGCAGCAGCAACAGCAGGAGCAGGGAAGCGAGCAGCCGCAGCAACCGCAGCAGGCGTCGGATCAGCAGCAGGATCAGCAGCAGCAGGATCAGCAGGGGCAGCAACAGCAGCGGGAAGAGGAAGCCGCCGAGCCGCAGCCGGAAGCACAGACGCGCGGCGGGCAGCAGGAATCCGAGCCACCCAAGGTCGAGCAGGGGCAGGGAGAGGCCGCCGCGGGAGCGGCCGGCGGGGCGGAGCCCAACTCACCCGAGCAACAGGCGGCGCAGGCGGTGATCGACACGGCGCGCGGCGAGGAGCTCAACCCGTTGGAGATCGACCGCCCGCTCGGCGTTGCCGGCAGCAGTGAGCCCTCGCGCGACTGGTGA
- a CDS encoding GNAT family N-acetyltransferase: MWIEPVTLEGRVVRLEPLTPAHAPALWAASTADIYRFKPYTVRSEDDMRGFIARLARVHANGEGLGFATVDRASGTPIGSSSYLAADPTHRRLEIGGTWVTPARQRTPVNTEAKYLMLRHAFEVLGCLRVEFKTDRLNETSRRALERIGAVEEGIFRNHMVMPDGRIRDSVYYSIVDREWPAVKAALQAFLAR, from the coding sequence ATGTGGATCGAGCCGGTCACCCTCGAGGGGCGCGTCGTGCGCCTCGAGCCGCTGACGCCGGCGCACGCGCCGGCGCTGTGGGCCGCCAGCACCGCGGACATCTACCGCTTCAAGCCGTACACGGTGCGCAGCGAGGATGACATGCGGGGCTTCATCGCGCGCCTGGCGCGCGTGCACGCGAACGGCGAGGGCCTCGGCTTCGCGACCGTCGACCGCGCCTCCGGGACGCCGATCGGATCCAGCAGCTACCTCGCCGCCGACCCGACCCACCGTCGCCTGGAGATCGGCGGCACCTGGGTCACCCCCGCCCGGCAACGCACGCCGGTGAACACCGAGGCGAAGTACCTCATGCTCCGCCATGCCTTCGAAGTGCTCGGCTGCCTGCGGGTCGAGTTCAAGACCGACCGCCTGAACGAGACCTCGCGCCGCGCCCTGGAACGGATCGGCGCCGTCGAGGAGGGCATCTTCCGCAACCACATGGTGATGCCCGACGGCCGGATCCGGGACAGCGTGTACTACAGCATCGTCGACCGCGAGTGGCCGGCGGTGAAGGCCGCGCTGCAGGCCTTCCTGGCCCGCTGA
- a CDS encoding DUF58 domain-containing protein — translation MLTREQLKAVRKIQIRTSHLVSDLFGGEYHSVFKGRGMEFAEVRQYQPGDEVRTIDWNVTARTGEPYVKRFTEERELTVMLLVDASGSTRFGSVRQFKQELAAEIAALLAFSAISNNDKVGLVIFTDRVELAVPPRKGTRHVLRVIREILNHAPVGRGTDIPLALDHLEKVVPRRCVAFVLSDFLAPNLRRPLRVANRRHDLIAVVLEDPRELQLPDLGLLALEDSESGESCVVDTADPRLRAEFSRRQAAARADRDRFLRGLDIDAVTVRTDQPYATALLRFFRQRERRR, via the coding sequence ATGCTGACCCGAGAACAGCTCAAAGCGGTCCGGAAGATCCAGATCCGCACCAGCCACCTCGTCAGCGATCTCTTCGGCGGCGAGTACCACAGCGTCTTCAAGGGCCGCGGCATGGAGTTCGCGGAGGTGCGCCAGTACCAGCCGGGCGACGAGGTGCGCACCATCGACTGGAACGTCACCGCCCGCACGGGCGAGCCGTACGTCAAGCGCTTCACGGAGGAGCGCGAGCTGACGGTGATGCTGCTCGTCGACGCCAGTGGCTCGACCCGCTTCGGCTCGGTGCGCCAGTTCAAGCAGGAGCTCGCCGCCGAGATCGCGGCGCTGCTCGCCTTCTCCGCCATCTCCAACAACGACAAGGTCGGGCTGGTGATCTTCACCGATCGCGTCGAGCTCGCGGTGCCGCCGCGCAAGGGGACGCGGCACGTGCTGCGGGTGATTCGCGAGATCCTCAATCACGCGCCCGTCGGCCGCGGCACCGACATCCCGCTCGCCCTCGACCATCTGGAGAAGGTGGTGCCGCGCCGCTGCGTCGCCTTCGTGCTCTCCGATTTCCTGGCGCCCAATCTGCGCCGCCCGCTGCGCGTCGCCAATCGGCGGCACGATCTGATCGCCGTCGTGCTCGAGGATCCGCGCGAGCTGCAGCTCCCCGATCTCGGCTTGCTGGCGCTCGAGGACAGCGAGAGCGGCGAGTCCTGTGTCGTCGACACCGCCGATCCACGGTTGCGCGCCGAGTTCAGCCGCCGCCAGGCGGCGGCGCGCGCCGACCGCGATCGCTTCCTGCGCGGCCTCGACATCGACGCGGTGACGGTGCGCACCGACCAGCCGTACGCCACGGCGCTGCTGCGGTTCTTCCGCCAGCGGGAGCGCCGGCGATGA
- a CDS encoding MoxR family ATPase: protein MDRDVQSVAAAVQDASGFVYGLREEIAKVVVGQRYVVDRLLIGLLANGHILLEGVPGLAKTLSVKTLAQAIDASFHRVQFTPDLLPADLIGTLIYNPREGVFTTRRGPIFANLILADEINRAPAKVQSALLEAMQERQVTIGDETFALPSPFLVLATQNPIEQEGTYPLPEAQVDRFMLKLSVGYPTREEERQILDRMALTTPDTHVTPVTTVADIVRMRALVDAIYLDDKVKEYVIDLVVATREPQAFKLDLAPYIQYGASPRATLYLTLAAKAHAFINGRGYVTPQDVKSIGADVLRHRVTISYEAEAEELTADAIVQRIFDGVPVP from the coding sequence ATGGACAGAGACGTGCAATCGGTTGCGGCGGCGGTGCAGGATGCCTCCGGCTTCGTCTACGGCCTGCGCGAGGAGATCGCCAAGGTGGTCGTCGGCCAGCGCTACGTCGTCGACCGCCTGTTGATCGGACTTCTGGCCAACGGCCACATCCTGCTCGAGGGCGTGCCCGGGCTGGCCAAGACACTGTCGGTGAAGACCCTGGCGCAGGCGATCGACGCCAGCTTCCATCGCGTCCAGTTCACGCCCGATCTCCTGCCCGCCGACCTGATCGGGACGCTGATCTACAACCCGCGCGAGGGCGTCTTCACCACCCGCCGCGGCCCCATCTTCGCCAACCTGATCCTGGCCGACGAGATCAACCGCGCCCCCGCCAAGGTCCAGAGCGCCCTGCTCGAGGCGATGCAGGAGCGGCAGGTGACGATCGGCGACGAGACCTTCGCGCTGCCGTCGCCGTTCCTGGTGCTCGCCACCCAGAACCCGATCGAGCAGGAGGGGACGTACCCGTTGCCGGAGGCGCAGGTCGACCGCTTCATGCTCAAGCTGTCGGTCGGCTACCCGACCCGGGAGGAGGAGCGGCAGATCCTCGACCGCATGGCGCTCACCACGCCGGACACGCACGTCACGCCGGTCACCACCGTCGCCGACATCGTCCGCATGCGCGCCCTGGTGGACGCCATCTACCTCGACGACAAGGTGAAGGAGTACGTCATCGACCTGGTGGTCGCGACCCGCGAGCCGCAGGCCTTCAAGCTCGACCTGGCGCCGTACATTCAGTACGGCGCCTCGCCGCGCGCGACCCTCTACCTGACGCTGGCCGCCAAGGCGCATGCCTTCATCAATGGCCGCGGCTACGTGACGCCGCAGGACGTGAAGTCGATCGGGGCCGACGTCCTCCGCCATCGGGTCACCATCTCCTACGAGGCCGAAGCCGAGGAGCTCACCGCCGACGCCATCGTGCAGCGCATCTTCGACGGGGTTCCGGTTCCCTGA
- a CDS encoding HAD family hydrolase, whose translation MTVRHRAIVFDLFGTLVHFRGRPDPRVDWLRAPFAAVADPARFDAFRAALRQVSMEILAERGEEHREVPSRERFARALARADADVRAADALSAAHMRHLADLTIMPGSHAELLETLGRRYRLAVVSNFDHAPTAHAVLARHGIARHFAAVLISAEFGRRKPHPAIFLEALRRLGVAPDEALHVGDTHADDVVGALAAGLDVAWLGPADALADPPPTHRIADLRALAGIL comes from the coding sequence GTGACGGTGCGCCACCGCGCCATCGTCTTCGACCTCTTCGGCACGCTGGTTCATTTTCGCGGCCGACCGGACCCGCGGGTCGACTGGCTCCGCGCGCCCTTCGCCGCGGTCGCCGATCCGGCGCGCTTCGACGCCTTCCGCGCCGCCCTGCGCCAGGTGTCGATGGAGATCCTCGCCGAACGGGGGGAGGAGCACCGCGAGGTGCCGTCGCGCGAGCGCTTCGCCCGCGCCCTGGCGCGGGCCGACGCCGACGTGCGCGCCGCCGACGCGCTCTCGGCGGCGCACATGCGCCATCTCGCCGACCTCACCATCATGCCGGGCAGCCACGCCGAGCTCTTGGAGACGCTGGGGCGCCGGTACCGCCTGGCGGTGGTGTCGAACTTCGACCACGCCCCGACGGCGCACGCCGTCCTCGCCCGCCACGGCATCGCCCGCCACTTCGCTGCCGTGCTCATCTCGGCGGAGTTCGGCCGCCGCAAGCCGCACCCGGCGATCTTCCTCGAGGCGCTGCGTCGCCTCGGCGTCGCCCCGGACGAGGCGCTGCACGTCGGCGACACCCATGCCGACGACGTGGTCGGGGCCCTGGCCGCCGGTCTCGACGTCGCCTGGCTGGGACCGGCGGATGCCCTCGCCGACCCGCCGCCGACGCATCGCATCGCCGACCTCCGCGCCCTGGCCGGCATCCTGTGA
- a CDS encoding Hsp20/alpha crystallin family protein, whose amino-acid sequence MAFRHPRWEAAPVGDPFDDLLDRLLGFVPRYGLQHGWRPSIDVFGDATGITVIAELPGVEQEDVTVTLEQNRLRIAGTRRTPRPAAADPLRLEMDDGPFERLVALPAESDGDAITARLHHGLLTVHVPRRAARRVAVREIPCGETTHE is encoded by the coding sequence ATGGCGTTCCGTCATCCCCGTTGGGAGGCCGCCCCCGTCGGCGATCCCTTCGACGATCTGCTCGACCGTCTGCTCGGCTTCGTCCCACGCTACGGCCTGCAACACGGCTGGCGGCCCAGCATCGACGTCTTCGGCGACGCGACCGGCATCACCGTCATCGCCGAGCTGCCGGGCGTCGAGCAGGAGGACGTCACGGTGACGCTGGAGCAGAACCGCCTGCGCATCGCCGGCACCCGCCGCACGCCCCGGCCGGCGGCGGCCGATCCGCTGCGATTGGAGATGGACGACGGGCCCTTCGAGCGCCTCGTCGCGCTGCCGGCGGAGAGCGACGGCGATGCCATCACGGCGCGGTTGCACCATGGTTTGCTGACCGTGCACGTCCCGCGGCGCGCGGCGCGCCGGGTCGCCGTGCGCGAGATCCCCTGCGGGGAGACGACGCATGAGTGA
- a CDS encoding VWA domain-containing protein, with product MQWHDPWVLLLLLALPLLLRGRRRGAPPTVAYPMVEAVRALGPGRRARWRWLLPALRLAALALLIVGLARPQLGRAATQVRAEGIDIMLAVDLSGSMLAEDFQLDGERANRLAAVKRVVREFLAKRPNDRVGLVLFAARPYTQSPLTLDHGWLLSNLDRAQIGMIEDGTAIGSALAAAVGRLESSEAKSKIVILLTDGQNNAGKVPPLTAAESAKALGYRVYTIGAGTRGTAPFPQVDPFGRKVYVNMPVDVDEDTLTAIAETTGGKYFRATDTDSLRRIYEDIDQLETTSQEGLQYSDYDELYVWMVVAALLLLAGEAVLAQTWLRVLP from the coding sequence GTGCAGTGGCATGATCCGTGGGTGTTGCTGCTGCTCCTGGCGTTGCCGCTGCTGCTGCGCGGCCGCCGGCGCGGCGCGCCGCCCACCGTCGCGTATCCGATGGTGGAGGCGGTGCGCGCGCTGGGACCGGGCCGACGCGCCCGCTGGCGCTGGCTGCTGCCGGCGCTGCGGCTGGCGGCCCTCGCCCTGTTGATCGTCGGCCTGGCGCGACCGCAACTCGGGCGGGCCGCGACCCAGGTGCGCGCCGAGGGTATCGACATCATGCTCGCCGTCGACCTGTCGGGAAGCATGCTGGCGGAGGATTTCCAGCTCGACGGCGAGCGCGCCAACCGCCTGGCGGCGGTGAAGCGCGTGGTGCGCGAATTCCTCGCCAAGCGGCCGAACGATCGCGTCGGCCTCGTCCTCTTCGCCGCCCGGCCGTACACCCAGTCGCCGCTGACCCTCGACCACGGCTGGCTGCTGAGCAATCTGGACCGCGCCCAGATCGGCATGATCGAGGACGGCACCGCGATCGGCTCGGCGCTGGCGGCCGCGGTCGGGCGCCTCGAGAGCTCCGAGGCGAAGAGCAAGATCGTCATCCTGCTCACCGACGGTCAGAACAATGCCGGGAAGGTGCCGCCGCTCACCGCGGCGGAGAGCGCCAAGGCGCTCGGGTACCGCGTCTACACGATCGGCGCCGGGACCCGTGGCACGGCGCCCTTCCCGCAGGTCGATCCCTTCGGCCGCAAGGTGTACGTCAACATGCCGGTCGACGTCGACGAGGACACGTTGACGGCGATCGCCGAGACCACCGGCGGCAAGTACTTCCGCGCCACCGACACCGACAGCCTGCGCCGCATCTACGAGGACATCGACCAGCTCGAGACCACCTCGCAGGAGGGCCTGCAGTACTCGGACTACGACGAGCTCTACGTCTGGATGGTCGTCGCCGCATTGCTCCTTCTCGCCGGCGAGGCCGTCCTGGCCCAGACCTGGCTGCGGGTGCTGCCATGA
- a CDS encoding DUF4149 domain-containing protein, which produces MPWLILLLYIVALAVWLGEVVFFSFVVAPQIFGNLPIEQAGAVVGLVFPTYYLVGHLCGAVLLGCALLLRRWSRPAGGPWLVAAAVAGLALVASVYAGIAVQPRASELRPQLHQPGTPAAVQAEFDELHRLAVQINGGILLATLVLAGLLAGQLAGGVQVRRKPPRRASGLQW; this is translated from the coding sequence GTGCCCTGGCTCATCCTCCTCCTCTACATCGTGGCGCTCGCCGTCTGGCTCGGCGAAGTCGTGTTCTTCTCGTTCGTCGTCGCGCCGCAAATCTTCGGCAATCTGCCGATCGAGCAGGCGGGCGCGGTCGTCGGCCTCGTTTTCCCCACGTACTACCTGGTCGGCCACCTGTGCGGCGCCGTGCTGCTCGGCTGCGCGCTGCTGCTGCGCAGATGGAGCCGGCCGGCCGGCGGGCCGTGGCTGGTGGCCGCCGCCGTGGCCGGGCTGGCGTTGGTCGCGTCGGTGTATGCCGGCATCGCGGTCCAGCCCCGCGCCAGTGAGCTGCGGCCGCAGCTCCACCAGCCCGGCACGCCCGCCGCGGTCCAGGCCGAGTTCGACGAGCTCCACCGGCTCGCCGTGCAGATCAACGGCGGGATCCTGCTCGCCACCCTGGTGCTCGCGGGGCTGCTCGCCGGGCAGCTCGCGGGTGGGGTGCAGGTGCGGCGCAAGCCGCCGCGCCGCGCCTCGGGCCTGCAGTGGTGA
- a CDS encoding BatD family protein, with product MAGVALLALVVAARVGAAAISVSASVESTDVAAGEPFMLTISVDGAQNVPVPVVEVKGMRADYIGPSTQVSFVNGRMSASVTHRYRMIADDPGQYTLGPFVIGYEDQRYQTKPISMRVRPAGTRQAAGAATGNPSLRLVVQPTRSEVYLGERIEVLLTLYVGEVRVRDLQYPVIHADGVTVEKFSQPDQGSEVVDGKRYTTVRLRTHLTPVRAGPIDLRTTMTVTVLGNRRGFDSFFDQILPGDAKQVEIQAEPSQVTVLPLPEEGRPADFTGAVGTFQFDLTAKPTEVQAGDPITLRMEVRGSGNPASVTPPALPATAGFRRYDPQAVKDEDGEDRRVFEQVVIPSSVDIREIPALRFSYFDPDARAYETITRGPLPIQVRAAAAGRAAVVDAAAPAPPTPIAEAPLGRDIVYIKEAPGTFHRRAAGGSGTWWALLLALPVAMFASTRAWVRRGERLASDPRRVRFRAAGRQAQRALAAARLLGGRERVDASSAALTAYLAAKLDLPPGGVERDRVVERLAAGGVADAVRAEVARFFALAEEARYAGGAGAAADGVVDTAERIVAALERERRLEARLGAWLALLLGAALLTTPARADDVPATAFYAGNEAYAAGRYDEAIASYQRARGGGVDSGALEFNLGNAFMKRGDIGRAIASYERAARLLPRDPDVGANLAFARERANLEPAGAPVWQRVFAPFAHRATTAELATMFAALWWGFWALLVARLLWPAGQGALARAAIAAAVLAGIVALSLVVRVGWVERPGAAVVVAAGDTPVRFEPTANGTEHFIVTAGVDVSVREERDGWLLIARADGRRGWIPADAVERVD from the coding sequence ATGGCGGGGGTCGCGCTGCTGGCGCTCGTCGTCGCTGCCCGCGTCGGGGCGGCGGCGATTTCGGTCAGCGCCTCGGTGGAGAGCACCGACGTCGCCGCCGGCGAGCCGTTCATGCTGACGATCTCCGTCGACGGGGCCCAGAACGTGCCCGTTCCGGTGGTCGAGGTGAAGGGCATGCGCGCCGACTACATCGGGCCGTCGACGCAGGTGTCGTTCGTCAACGGTCGCATGTCGGCATCGGTGACGCACCGCTACCGCATGATCGCCGATGACCCGGGGCAGTACACGCTCGGTCCCTTCGTCATCGGGTACGAGGATCAGCGCTACCAGACGAAGCCGATCAGCATGCGGGTGCGACCGGCGGGAACGCGTCAGGCCGCGGGCGCGGCGACCGGCAATCCGTCGTTGCGCCTGGTGGTGCAGCCCACCCGCTCCGAGGTGTACCTGGGCGAGCGCATCGAGGTGCTGCTGACGCTCTACGTCGGCGAGGTGCGGGTGCGCGACCTGCAATATCCCGTGATCCACGCCGACGGCGTCACGGTGGAGAAGTTCAGCCAACCGGATCAGGGTTCCGAGGTCGTCGACGGCAAGCGCTATACGACGGTCCGGCTGCGCACCCACCTGACGCCGGTGCGCGCCGGCCCGATCGACCTGCGCACCACCATGACGGTCACGGTGCTGGGCAACCGACGCGGGTTCGATTCGTTCTTCGACCAGATCCTGCCCGGCGACGCGAAACAGGTGGAGATCCAGGCCGAGCCGTCGCAGGTGACGGTTCTGCCGCTCCCCGAGGAGGGCCGCCCGGCCGATTTCACCGGCGCCGTCGGCACCTTCCAGTTCGATCTGACCGCCAAGCCGACGGAGGTCCAGGCCGGCGATCCGATCACCTTGCGCATGGAGGTTCGGGGCTCCGGCAACCCGGCGAGCGTCACCCCGCCGGCGCTGCCGGCGACCGCCGGATTCCGCCGCTACGACCCGCAGGCGGTCAAGGACGAGGACGGCGAGGATCGCCGCGTCTTCGAGCAGGTGGTGATCCCGAGCTCGGTCGACATCCGCGAGATTCCCGCCCTGCGCTTCAGCTACTTCGATCCCGACGCGCGCGCCTACGAGACGATCACCCGCGGTCCGCTGCCGATCCAGGTGCGGGCGGCGGCGGCCGGTCGCGCCGCGGTGGTGGACGCGGCCGCGCCGGCGCCGCCGACGCCGATCGCGGAAGCGCCACTCGGGCGGGACATCGTCTACATCAAGGAGGCGCCGGGCACCTTCCACCGCCGCGCCGCCGGCGGGTCGGGCACCTGGTGGGCGTTGCTCCTGGCGTTGCCGGTGGCGATGTTCGCATCCACCCGGGCGTGGGTGCGACGCGGCGAGCGCCTGGCGTCGGACCCGCGCCGGGTGCGCTTCCGCGCCGCGGGCCGTCAGGCGCAGCGGGCGCTGGCTGCGGCGCGCCTTCTCGGCGGGCGGGAGCGGGTCGATGCCAGCAGCGCCGCCCTGACGGCCTATCTGGCCGCCAAGCTCGATCTGCCTCCGGGCGGGGTGGAGCGCGACCGGGTCGTCGAGCGATTGGCGGCCGGCGGCGTCGCGGACGCGGTGCGCGCCGAGGTGGCGCGATTCTTCGCCCTCGCCGAGGAGGCGCGATATGCCGGCGGTGCCGGCGCCGCGGCGGATGGCGTGGTCGACACCGCCGAGCGCATCGTCGCCGCGCTCGAGCGCGAACGCCGGCTGGAGGCGCGCCTCGGCGCCTGGCTGGCGCTGCTGCTCGGCGCTGCGCTGTTGACTACGCCGGCGCGCGCCGACGACGTGCCGGCGACGGCGTTCTACGCCGGCAACGAGGCGTACGCCGCGGGGCGTTACGACGAGGCGATCGCCAGCTACCAGCGGGCACGGGGCGGCGGCGTCGACAGCGGCGCGCTCGAGTTCAATCTCGGCAACGCCTTCATGAAGCGCGGCGACATCGGCCGCGCCATCGCCAGCTACGAGCGGGCGGCGCGTCTGCTGCCGCGCGATCCCGATGTCGGCGCCAACCTGGCCTTCGCGCGTGAACGGGCGAACCTCGAGCCGGCCGGCGCGCCGGTCTGGCAACGGGTCTTCGCGCCGTTCGCCCATCGCGCCACGACGGCGGAGCTGGCGACGATGTTCGCGGCGCTGTGGTGGGGGTTCTGGGCCCTGCTGGTGGCGCGTCTGCTGTGGCCGGCGGGACAGGGGGCGCTGGCGCGCGCGGCCATTGCCGCCGCCGTGCTGGCCGGGATCGTCGCTCTGAGCCTGGTCGTGCGCGTGGGCTGGGTCGAAAGGCCGGGCGCCGCGGTGGTGGTCGCGGCTGGGGACACCCCGGTGCGCTTCGAGCCGACCGCCAACGGCACCGAGCACTTCATCGTCACCGCCGGCGTCGACGTGAGCGTGCGCGAGGAGCGCGACGGCTGGCTGCTGATCGCCCGTGCCGACGGTCGCCGCGGCTGGATTCCGGCCGACGCCGTCGAGCGGGTCGACTGA
- a CDS encoding DUF2203 domain-containing protein, with amino-acid sequence MSTEPQLFTVEEANALIPRLELIMERMQRRGIELRQAIEAMQRETNAPMLNVEVSQLLERRPELRALVEELEHCIAEIDELGAQFKGLELGLVDFPSEIDGQIGLLCWQYGEKEITHWHALDSGFEHRQPLPSASGRSFLQ; translated from the coding sequence GTGAGTACGGAACCGCAGTTGTTCACGGTCGAGGAGGCCAACGCGCTGATCCCGCGGCTGGAGCTCATCATGGAGCGCATGCAGCGGCGCGGTATCGAGCTGCGGCAGGCCATCGAGGCGATGCAGCGCGAGACCAACGCGCCGATGTTGAACGTCGAGGTGAGCCAGCTCCTGGAGCGCCGCCCCGAGTTGCGGGCGCTGGTCGAGGAGCTCGAGCACTGCATCGCCGAGATCGACGAGCTGGGCGCGCAGTTCAAGGGCCTGGAGCTCGGCCTGGTGGACTTTCCGAGCGAGATCGACGGCCAGATCGGCCTCCTCTGCTGGCAGTACGGCGAAAAGGAGATCACCCACTGGCACGCGCTGGACAGCGGGTTCGAGCACCGCCAGCCGCTCCCCAGCGCCTCCGGGCGTTCGTTCCTGCAGTAG